In the Thermus thermamylovorans genome, one interval contains:
- the ruvX gene encoding Holliday junction resolvase RuvX, producing MRVGALDVGEARIGLAVGEEGSPFAFGRGYLVRKGLSADVEALLDFVRREGLAKLVVGFPLRTDLKESAQAQRVLPLVEALRARGLEVELLDERYTTKAAWERLRQAPKRVRQEKGKLDEMSAVILLEGYLARGL from the coding sequence ATGCGGGTGGGCGCGCTTGACGTGGGGGAGGCCCGGATCGGCCTGGCGGTGGGGGAGGAGGGAAGCCCCTTCGCCTTCGGCCGGGGCTACCTGGTGCGCAAGGGGCTTTCGGCGGACGTGGAGGCCCTCCTGGACTTCGTGCGCCGTGAGGGCCTCGCCAAGCTGGTGGTGGGCTTCCCCCTGCGCACCGACCTGAAGGAGAGCGCCCAGGCCCAGCGGGTGCTCCCCCTGGTGGAGGCCCTTAGGGCAAGAGGGCTCGAGGTGGAGCTTTTGGACGAGCGCTACACCACCAAGGCCGCCTGGGAGCGCCTCCGCCAGGCCCCCAAAAGGGTGCGCCAGGAAAAGGGCAAGCTGGACGAGATGAGCGCGGTGATCCTGCTGGAGGGCTACCTTGCCCGAGGGCTCTAG